From the genome of Nitrospira lenta, one region includes:
- the tatC gene encoding twin-arginine translocase subunit TatC, producing the protein MLNDFNRWLQDSVFKPLEDKKMPVMEHLVELQVRLTRAVIVTAIVFVVTFFYADALVKWLRIPLQNMFVPSTLSWEPTDLPTVPFVFLAPGEALWQNVKVAGLFAVVLATPYILLEFWQFVVPGLHVQERRFVGPFVMLSTLAFLAGVTFSFFFVLPFALNFLISYGVNAGFIPQLSIAQYVGFALWFLLVFGLIFEVPLAITLMAKLGWVDAPFLRRYRKWALLGAFIIAAILTPTPDPFNQCLMALPMYVFYEVGIISAGFFNKKKPAPEESAAADAPPLTPATMPAGAARMSKSGDSEYVGVPTGNPRR; encoded by the coding sequence GTGCTGAACGATTTCAACCGGTGGTTGCAGGACTCGGTCTTCAAGCCGCTGGAAGACAAAAAAATGCCGGTCATGGAGCATCTCGTCGAGCTCCAAGTCCGGTTGACGCGCGCCGTCATCGTGACCGCGATCGTGTTTGTCGTCACATTTTTCTACGCCGACGCCCTCGTGAAGTGGCTCCGCATTCCCCTCCAAAATATGTTTGTGCCCAGTACGCTGTCTTGGGAGCCGACGGATCTCCCGACGGTGCCGTTTGTCTTTCTGGCGCCCGGCGAAGCGCTCTGGCAGAACGTCAAAGTCGCCGGGTTGTTCGCCGTGGTATTGGCGACGCCCTATATTCTGTTGGAGTTCTGGCAGTTTGTCGTGCCGGGTCTGCATGTGCAGGAGCGCCGGTTTGTCGGTCCCTTTGTCATGTTGAGCACGCTGGCCTTTCTGGCTGGGGTGACCTTTTCCTTTTTCTTTGTGCTGCCCTTTGCCTTGAATTTTCTCATTTCATACGGCGTGAATGCCGGCTTTATTCCGCAACTCTCGATCGCGCAATACGTCGGTTTTGCCTTATGGTTTTTGCTCGTCTTCGGGTTGATTTTCGAAGTGCCGCTGGCGATTACGCTGATGGCCAAGCTGGGCTGGGTCGATGCGCCGTTTCTGCGGCGCTATCGAAAGTGGGCGCTGCTGGGCGCCTTTATCATTGCCGCCATTCTCACGCCGACGCCCGATCCGTTCAACCAGTGTCTCATGGCGTTGCCCATGTATGTGTTTTACGAAGTCGGCATCATCAGTGCCGGCTTCTTCAATAAGAAGAAACCGGCGCCGGAAGAATCCGCTGCCGCAGATGCGCCGCCGCTGACGCCGGCGACTATGCCGGCCGGTGCCGCGCGTATGTCGAAGTCCGGCGATAGCGAGTATGTCGGGGTGCCGACCGGAAACCCTCGTCGATAA
- the nhaA gene encoding Na+/H+ antiporter NhaA, producing MSHDVQKGWLDRPVDERDHTLGPSHASITLVEYGSYACGYCREANESIATVRDYFGDRVRYVFRQRPIPHHELARRAAELVERAEGEQFWKVHMALMTRSSELTEEDLVAVAAELDIDPDDSQTSATAERAKERVESDVASAKASGVLMTPSFFINNRRYDGPWDEQSLCDAMRGTLEHRLRSVTLDFVGWGPSAGVLLLLTTLLALVLTNSPLGAAFEALWHQDVGMVFGDLGFRMSLRHWINDGLLTIFFLVVGLEIKREITVGHLASRRSAALPIAAAIGGMVVPALLYLLIIPAGPWTYGWGVPMATDTAFAIALMAVLGRRVPVELRVFLTAAAIVDDIGSILVVAAVYSGPLQLGYLAVGAVIVGALGLLNQSRVYRVLPYMALGILLWACVHASGLHATLAGVLLALFIPTRPPPNFQALLTQANLIVSADEANGKDVLRHGPSLPALRALDAIHERLESPASRVLRLAGGRSTYLVLPLFALANAGVVISTDALSGHNGLLFAIMTGLVIGKPIGLILASRIAVWTNLAEKPDSYSWLQLAGAGGLAGIGFTMSLFIAGQAFPIDADFAAAKLAVLAASVLAAVIGVALLWGAAEQKER from the coding sequence ATGTCTCATGACGTACAGAAAGGCTGGCTGGATCGGCCGGTAGACGAGCGCGACCATACGCTGGGGCCTTCTCATGCAAGCATTACCCTTGTCGAGTATGGCAGTTATGCGTGCGGGTATTGCCGTGAAGCCAACGAGAGCATCGCGACCGTGCGCGACTACTTCGGTGACCGGGTGCGCTATGTCTTCCGCCAGCGTCCGATTCCCCATCACGAGCTCGCGCGGCGGGCCGCAGAACTCGTGGAACGAGCGGAGGGGGAGCAATTCTGGAAGGTCCACATGGCGCTCATGACCAGGTCCTCCGAATTGACGGAAGAGGATCTGGTTGCCGTTGCTGCGGAACTGGACATCGATCCAGATGACTCACAGACCAGTGCGACGGCCGAGCGTGCCAAGGAGCGAGTGGAGTCCGACGTCGCGAGCGCCAAGGCGAGCGGTGTGTTGATGACGCCCTCATTTTTCATCAATAACCGCCGATATGACGGTCCCTGGGATGAGCAGTCTCTGTGCGACGCCATGCGCGGAACCCTGGAGCATCGCCTCCGTTCGGTGACGCTCGATTTCGTCGGCTGGGGCCCATCGGCTGGCGTGCTGCTCCTCCTCACCACCCTGCTGGCGCTCGTGCTCACCAATTCGCCGCTCGGGGCTGCCTTCGAGGCGTTGTGGCATCAAGATGTCGGGATGGTTTTTGGAGACCTCGGTTTTCGAATGTCACTCCGGCACTGGATCAACGATGGCCTGCTCACGATCTTTTTCCTAGTGGTCGGGCTGGAAATTAAGCGCGAAATCACGGTCGGCCATTTGGCGAGCCGCCGCTCGGCCGCTCTCCCGATCGCCGCCGCCATCGGCGGCATGGTGGTGCCCGCTCTCCTGTATCTCCTGATCATTCCCGCTGGTCCATGGACGTATGGCTGGGGCGTTCCCATGGCTACCGATACCGCCTTCGCGATCGCGCTGATGGCGGTGCTGGGCCGCCGTGTTCCAGTCGAATTGCGTGTCTTCCTAACGGCGGCCGCCATTGTCGACGACATCGGCTCGATCCTTGTGGTCGCGGCGGTGTACTCCGGCCCTCTTCAGCTCGGCTACCTCGCCGTCGGCGCCGTGATCGTGGGAGCGCTTGGACTGCTCAATCAATCGAGGGTGTATCGGGTGCTGCCCTACATGGCGCTCGGCATCCTGCTCTGGGCCTGCGTGCATGCCAGCGGATTGCATGCCACACTGGCGGGGGTTCTCTTGGCGCTCTTTATTCCGACCCGGCCGCCGCCTAATTTTCAAGCATTGTTGACGCAAGCCAATTTGATTGTCTCGGCTGACGAAGCCAACGGCAAAGACGTGCTCCGGCACGGACCGTCGCTGCCTGCCCTGCGTGCACTCGATGCCATCCATGAACGGTTGGAGTCTCCGGCCAGCCGCGTGTTGCGCCTTGCCGGAGGCCGTTCCACGTATCTGGTGCTCCCCCTGTTTGCCCTGGCGAACGCGGGTGTGGTGATCTCGACCGATGCCTTGAGCGGACACAATGGGTTGCTGTTCGCCATCATGACCGGGCTGGTGATCGGCAAGCCCATTGGGCTGATCTTGGCCTCGAGGATTGCGGTGTGGACCAATCTGGCGGAGAAACCGGACAGCTACTCGTGGTTGCAATTGGCCGGCGCAGGGGGATTGGCCGGGATCGGATTCACCATGTCGCTTTTCATCGCGGGACAAGCCTTCCCCATCGATGCCGACTTTGCAGCCGCCAAGCTTGCCGTGCTGGCCGCCTCGGTGCTGGCCGCGGTCATCGGCGTCGCGCTGTTGTGGGGTGCGGCAGAACAGAAAGAGCGATAG
- the mobB gene encoding molybdopterin-guanine dinucleotide biosynthesis protein B, which produces MAVPIVSFVGRSNSGKTTLIERVIPELVRAGYRVATVKHAGHGFDLDTEGKDSWRHKRAGASSVIVMSRGSLAMFADVPEEMKVEEIRDQFLDGSYDLIIAEGWKSEGYLKIVVIREQVGEVPVSPDGLLAVVSDKPIDLPVPVLDLNDVTGVAALIIKHFPRVTHELEP; this is translated from the coding sequence ATGGCCGTGCCTATCGTGTCATTTGTCGGCCGGTCGAACAGCGGCAAGACCACGTTGATCGAGCGCGTGATTCCCGAGCTGGTGCGGGCGGGGTATCGTGTCGCGACGGTGAAGCATGCCGGCCACGGCTTCGATCTTGATACCGAAGGGAAAGACAGCTGGCGCCATAAACGTGCGGGGGCCAGCAGTGTCATCGTGATGTCTCGCGGCAGCCTGGCGATGTTTGCCGATGTGCCCGAGGAAATGAAGGTTGAGGAAATTCGGGACCAGTTTCTCGATGGCTCCTACGATCTCATTATTGCGGAAGGCTGGAAGAGCGAAGGGTATCTGAAGATTGTCGTGATTCGCGAGCAGGTCGGCGAAGTGCCGGTTTCTCCCGACGGGTTGCTGGCGGTCGTCTCCGACAAGCCGATCGATCTTCCGGTGCCGGTCCTGGACTTGAACGATGTTACGGGTGTTGCGGCCCTCATCATCAAGCACTTCCCGCGCGTCACACATGAATTGGAACCGTAA
- a CDS encoding Do family serine endopeptidase, with translation MVYRSQQATKFVIGCGLVLAATVAGGLIGSPAVLAAGVPPAFTQGFSEIVKKVTPAVVNIAVTGGSGEGGRRRGGLPPGPFGGPPGGGGEEPGGGDLPTPPPMPPGPPGGHGRPEQSAGSGVILDPNGYIVTNNHVVEGATQITVTLSDRREFTAKTVGTDPKTDLAVIKIEAKDLPALKWADYDKLAVGDLVLAVGSPFGLSSTVTLGIISALGRGNVGIADYEDFIQTDAAINPGNSGGALVNMNGELMGINTAIFSRTGGSEGIGFAIPSSIAVDIVDSLQKTGKVVRGWMGVAIQEITPALAKSFKLPEQRKGVLISDVNENGPSAAAGMKRGDVVVAFNGKEVQSVSQLRNLVARTMVGKDAQVKVLRDGKEQTISVKVAERPSDELLAKKEAAPPKEQGETIKPPDNVLASLKIQALDNALMSQLNIPAKTTGVVVTSVEPGGQAEAAGLQRGDIIQEVNHETVKTVDEYLKAANKIKKDELAVLLVSRQGNSLFVAVNPK, from the coding sequence ATGGTCTATCGGAGTCAGCAGGCGACCAAGTTTGTTATTGGTTGTGGGCTTGTACTGGCGGCCACGGTCGCAGGCGGGTTGATCGGGAGCCCCGCCGTATTGGCGGCAGGTGTTCCTCCGGCCTTTACCCAGGGTTTTTCTGAGATTGTGAAGAAGGTAACGCCTGCGGTGGTGAATATCGCCGTGACAGGCGGCAGTGGGGAAGGGGGGCGTCGCCGTGGTGGGCTCCCGCCCGGACCGTTCGGTGGACCTCCTGGTGGTGGTGGGGAAGAGCCGGGTGGTGGAGATCTTCCGACGCCGCCTCCGATGCCGCCGGGCCCTCCAGGGGGGCATGGACGGCCTGAGCAGAGTGCCGGATCGGGAGTTATTCTGGATCCCAATGGCTACATCGTGACGAATAACCATGTGGTCGAAGGCGCAACGCAGATTACCGTAACGCTCAGCGATCGTCGTGAGTTCACGGCCAAGACCGTAGGTACAGATCCCAAGACCGATTTGGCGGTGATTAAGATTGAGGCGAAGGATTTGCCTGCCTTGAAGTGGGCCGATTACGACAAGCTGGCGGTGGGAGATCTGGTGCTGGCCGTCGGCAGTCCGTTCGGACTGAGTTCCACGGTCACGCTGGGCATCATCAGCGCATTGGGCCGCGGGAATGTGGGCATCGCCGACTATGAAGATTTTATCCAGACCGACGCCGCGATCAATCCGGGCAACTCCGGTGGGGCGCTGGTGAATATGAACGGTGAATTGATGGGGATCAATACCGCCATTTTCTCCCGCACCGGCGGCTCGGAGGGAATCGGTTTTGCCATTCCCAGCAGCATTGCAGTGGACATTGTCGACAGCCTTCAGAAAACCGGCAAAGTGGTGCGTGGCTGGATGGGAGTGGCGATTCAGGAAATTACACCGGCCTTGGCGAAGTCGTTTAAGCTGCCGGAGCAGCGCAAGGGTGTGCTCATCAGCGATGTGAATGAGAATGGACCGTCAGCGGCCGCCGGAATGAAGCGCGGCGACGTGGTCGTTGCGTTCAACGGCAAGGAAGTGCAGAGCGTGAGCCAGTTGCGCAATCTGGTGGCGCGGACCATGGTGGGCAAAGATGCCCAGGTGAAAGTGTTGCGCGATGGAAAAGAGCAAACCATTTCCGTGAAGGTTGCTGAACGTCCCTCCGATGAGTTGCTGGCTAAAAAGGAAGCGGCTCCGCCCAAGGAACAGGGCGAGACGATCAAGCCTCCGGACAATGTGCTGGCCTCACTCAAGATTCAGGCGTTGGACAATGCGCTGATGAGCCAGCTGAATATTCCCGCCAAGACCACCGGCGTGGTCGTGACCAGCGTGGAGCCGGGCGGTCAGGCTGAGGCGGCGGGATTGCAGCGCGGGGATATCATCCAAGAAGTGAATCATGAGACCGTCAAAACAGTGGATGAATATCTAAAGGCTGCGAACAAGATCAAGAAAGACGAATTGGCGGTGCTGCTGGTGAGCCGGCAGGGCAACAGCCTGTTCGTCGCAGTCAACCCGAAGTAG
- a CDS encoding dolichyl-phosphate beta-glucosyltransferase, whose amino-acid sequence MKNPVTQEEFYRVLDLSIVIPAHNEATRILPHLRSIRDNLSRQDRSYEIIVVDDGSQDDTVKVVRTFAKTEPALRVIPLPTCMGKGGAVRQGMLAARGRLQLFTDADGATAITELDRLEQAIRNGADMAIGSRSLASQQPDFEVNARWHRSLLGGCFNALVRLGGIQGVGDTQCGFKLFERSVARDLFSVSTINGYGFDLELLFVAQRRGYRIAEVPVNWTDQPGSKVRLVRDSIAMLREFTIIHRNAARGYYSPLAAPDPVTSLSATAPIPE is encoded by the coding sequence GTGAAGAATCCGGTGACGCAGGAAGAATTCTACAGGGTACTGGATCTCTCCATCGTCATCCCCGCGCACAACGAAGCCACGCGCATTCTTCCCCATCTCCGCTCGATTCGCGACAATCTTTCCAGACAAGACCGCTCCTACGAAATCATCGTCGTCGATGACGGCAGCCAAGATGACACGGTCAAAGTGGTCCGCACCTTTGCCAAAACCGAACCGGCATTGCGAGTCATTCCGCTCCCGACCTGCATGGGAAAAGGCGGCGCGGTGAGGCAAGGCATGCTCGCGGCACGCGGCCGGCTGCAGCTCTTCACCGATGCCGACGGGGCCACCGCCATTACGGAACTGGACCGGCTCGAACAGGCCATCCGGAACGGCGCCGACATGGCCATCGGGTCGCGGAGCCTGGCCTCCCAACAACCCGACTTCGAAGTGAACGCCCGCTGGCACCGAAGCCTGCTGGGCGGCTGCTTCAATGCGCTTGTCCGCCTGGGGGGAATCCAAGGGGTCGGCGATACCCAATGCGGGTTCAAATTATTCGAACGATCCGTCGCGCGCGATCTCTTCTCCGTGTCGACCATCAATGGCTACGGCTTTGACCTCGAACTATTGTTCGTGGCTCAGCGGCGCGGCTATCGGATCGCCGAAGTTCCCGTGAATTGGACCGATCAACCGGGGTCGAAAGTGCGGCTGGTTCGAGATAGCATCGCCATGCTCCGCGAATTCACCATCATTCACCGGAATGCGGCCAGAGGATACTACTCCCCGCTTGCGGCACCTGATCCCGTTACTTCACTCAGCGCGACGGCTCCAATCCCGGAATAA
- the glp gene encoding gephyrin-like molybdotransferase Glp, with product MHHIEMGAIVKANDATDGLTRLEEAQRIVLEATPTLGLEKVSILDALGRVLGEDIVAERDNPPWNNSAMDGFAVRWEDIKQEHAIEKPVTLKVIEDVPAGKMPTKSVGPGQAIRIMTGAPIPQGADTVLKVEDTEHTPDSVRVFKPEPRGSNIRPQGEDVKKGECIIAKGTQIRPGDAGMLAILAKSFVFVYQRPRVAILSTGDELADLDERFSEEKIINSNSYGIAAAVQEAGGIPFLLGIARDTPEALKEKMSHGLTADVLVLSGGVSMGDYDFTKAVFRELGAEMNFWKLAIRPGQPLAFGKIQGKLAFGLPGNPVSSMVTFEQLVRPAILKMNGHRTYGRPLVQAVIQEKFSKRTDRRHFLRGVLTREDGVFKVRTTGAQGSGILTSMVKANCLIDIPVEVERVNPGDLVTVQLLSGEAWKTQAEHTHSTGHKTSCC from the coding sequence ATGCACCACATTGAGATGGGAGCGATTGTGAAGGCGAACGACGCGACAGACGGACTCACGCGGCTTGAAGAGGCGCAGCGGATTGTGTTGGAGGCCACCCCGACGTTAGGCCTGGAGAAAGTGTCGATCCTCGACGCGCTTGGGCGTGTGTTGGGCGAGGATATCGTGGCCGAGCGCGATAATCCGCCGTGGAACAACAGCGCGATGGACGGATTCGCCGTGCGCTGGGAGGATATCAAGCAGGAGCATGCGATCGAAAAGCCGGTCACGCTCAAGGTTATTGAAGATGTGCCTGCCGGGAAAATGCCGACGAAGTCCGTCGGCCCTGGGCAGGCGATTCGTATCATGACCGGCGCGCCGATCCCGCAAGGAGCGGACACCGTCTTGAAAGTGGAGGATACGGAGCATACGCCGGATTCCGTTCGCGTTTTCAAGCCGGAACCGCGCGGTTCCAACATCCGGCCGCAAGGCGAAGACGTGAAAAAGGGTGAATGCATCATCGCCAAGGGGACGCAGATTCGTCCGGGTGATGCGGGTATGTTGGCGATCCTTGCGAAGTCCTTCGTCTTTGTCTATCAGCGCCCGCGTGTGGCCATTCTTTCCACGGGCGATGAATTGGCCGATCTGGATGAGCGGTTCAGTGAAGAGAAGATCATCAATTCGAACAGCTACGGGATTGCGGCGGCGGTACAAGAAGCCGGCGGCATTCCGTTTTTGCTCGGGATTGCTCGCGATACGCCGGAGGCGTTGAAGGAAAAGATGTCTCATGGGCTGACGGCCGACGTTCTCGTGCTGTCCGGCGGCGTCTCGATGGGGGATTACGATTTTACGAAGGCCGTGTTCCGCGAATTGGGTGCCGAGATGAATTTCTGGAAGCTCGCGATCCGGCCGGGACAGCCGCTGGCCTTCGGCAAGATTCAGGGCAAGTTGGCCTTCGGCCTGCCGGGGAATCCGGTCTCGTCGATGGTGACCTTCGAACAACTGGTGCGGCCGGCCATCTTGAAGATGAACGGGCATCGGACATACGGACGGCCGCTTGTGCAGGCGGTCATCCAAGAGAAATTTTCGAAGCGCACGGACCGCCGGCATTTTCTCCGCGGCGTGCTGACGCGGGAAGACGGTGTCTTCAAGGTCCGGACAACCGGCGCACAGGGGTCCGGGATTCTCACCTCGATGGTGAAGGCGAATTGCCTGATCGATATTCCCGTTGAAGTGGAACGGGTGAATCCTGGCGATCTGGTGACCGTGCAATTGTTGAGCGGGGAAGCCTGGAAAACGCAGGCGGAGCATACCCACAGCACCGGGCATAAGACGTCCTGTTGTTGA
- a CDS encoding carbamoyltransferase family protein, with translation MKATRIRPSLAALRPLDLCSVPMLTLGLSNMRDAAAALVQDGRIVAAAEEERFVRIKHVSALPIHAIRYCLNEAGLRLCELDAVAVPWKYWEIGTRARLAVSAMVRSPQLFREKGRRSVERLRQEWWELACLRRKLSGQIDGTPCPPVTFLDHHMCHAASAFLVSPFERAAVLVVDGASESHSTMMAIADRQQIHAIGRTPLPHSLGQFYAAMTAFLGLKPDHDEYIVMGLAAYGEPRYAETIRRYILRLVPDGTFTLNTTLLDFHLARAGIFVPGLVSLLGTPRLPDEEVGPRHRDLAASVQLVLEEVLLALARALRMKTKADHLCLAGGVAYNCVANSRLWREAGFREVYIPPAAGDSGAAMGAALWHTFRRGAMTQRPVMTAAYWGPQFSEADCLTALQRAGLQSQRFADAELCGQVARELANGKLVFWFQGRMEWGPRALGNRSLLADPRRDDSRALINAKVKQRELFRPFAPSVLAEEAGAYFDAPASSPFMMVTVAAKPSAKGIIPAVVHVDGSARVQTVDRHANPLFHQLLQAFARRTGVPVLLNTSFNVQEPIVCSPDDAVRCFQRTEVDWLVLGNLLVANPAASRLR, from the coding sequence GTGAAAGCAACACGGATCCGCCCATCCCTTGCGGCGTTGCGGCCACTCGATCTATGCTCGGTTCCCATGTTGACTCTGGGGCTTTCCAATATGCGGGATGCGGCCGCCGCACTCGTTCAAGACGGGCGGATTGTGGCGGCTGCGGAAGAAGAACGATTCGTTCGCATCAAGCATGTGTCCGCGCTGCCGATCCATGCCATTCGATATTGCTTAAACGAAGCCGGGCTTCGTCTTTGTGAGCTCGATGCGGTGGCGGTGCCGTGGAAATATTGGGAGATCGGGACGCGCGCGCGGTTGGCCGTGAGCGCGATGGTTCGTTCGCCCCAGCTGTTTCGAGAGAAGGGTCGGCGGTCGGTTGAACGTCTGCGTCAGGAATGGTGGGAGCTGGCCTGCTTGCGGCGAAAGCTAAGCGGGCAGATCGACGGCACGCCGTGCCCACCCGTCACGTTTCTCGATCATCACATGTGCCATGCCGCCAGCGCGTTTCTGGTCTCCCCATTTGAACGAGCGGCAGTCCTCGTTGTGGATGGTGCATCCGAGTCGCATTCGACGATGATGGCGATCGCCGACCGGCAGCAGATCCACGCGATCGGACGTACGCCGCTTCCGCATTCGCTCGGCCAGTTCTATGCTGCCATGACGGCATTTCTGGGGCTCAAGCCGGACCACGACGAGTACATCGTGATGGGGTTGGCGGCGTATGGTGAGCCGCGCTATGCCGAAACGATTCGCCGGTATATTCTTCGGCTTGTTCCCGACGGAACCTTTACGCTGAATACCACGTTGTTGGATTTTCATCTGGCGCGGGCCGGAATCTTTGTTCCCGGGTTAGTCTCCTTGCTGGGCACGCCGCGGCTGCCGGATGAAGAGGTGGGACCGCGCCATCGCGATCTGGCCGCGAGCGTGCAACTGGTGTTAGAGGAAGTCTTGCTGGCCTTGGCTCGCGCGCTGCGGATGAAAACCAAGGCGGATCACCTCTGCCTGGCGGGCGGAGTGGCCTATAATTGCGTCGCCAATAGTCGATTGTGGCGCGAGGCAGGTTTTCGCGAGGTCTATATTCCCCCCGCCGCCGGTGACTCCGGGGCCGCGATGGGGGCCGCCTTGTGGCACACGTTTCGGCGCGGAGCCATGACCCAGCGTCCGGTCATGACGGCGGCCTATTGGGGGCCGCAGTTTAGTGAAGCGGATTGTCTGACGGCATTGCAGCGAGCGGGCTTACAATCTCAGCGGTTCGCCGATGCAGAATTGTGCGGCCAGGTGGCCCGGGAACTCGCGAACGGTAAACTCGTGTTCTGGTTCCAGGGACGCATGGAGTGGGGGCCGCGTGCGTTAGGCAACCGCAGCCTGCTGGCCGATCCGCGCCGGGATGATAGTCGTGCGCTCATCAATGCCAAGGTCAAACAACGTGAATTATTCCGCCCCTTCGCGCCTTCCGTGCTGGCAGAAGAAGCGGGTGCGTACTTCGATGCGCCGGCCTCTTCTCCCTTCATGATGGTGACGGTCGCTGCGAAACCCAGCGCGAAAGGCATTATCCCGGCCGTGGTGCATGTGGATGGGTCGGCGCGAGTTCAAACGGTCGATCGGCACGCCAATCCGCTCTTTCATCAATTGCTGCAGGCCTTCGCCCGGCGCACCGGCGTGCCGGTCTTGCTCAATACGTCCTTCAATGTGCAGGAGCCGATCGTCTGTTCGCCGGATGACGCGGTTCGCTGCTTCCAGCGCACCGAGGTCGATTGGCTGGTATTGGGAAACCTGCTCGTGGCGAACCCGGCTGCCTCTCGTCTGCGATGA
- a CDS encoding cytochrome c3 family protein, producing MNWNRKATLILALIAGAFAFGGIAIPLTNHPKFCASCHTITPSYDSWVTSSHKDVTCVACHVRPGLEGWLHDKAWNGTKDSMIHLFGTPTDSHNLQAKVGSEVCLGCHRNILRISEIATRDLPAPVKDVGLVMSHRAHMEAFGVRGQDEGCTTCHSGVVHEQPIKGYPIVIPRGHVAADSQPWYPDHPEGSYLRTRALSDCFRCHDGKQEYKGKPISRKCETCHLPEKIGAALLFN from the coding sequence ATGAATTGGAACCGTAAAGCGACGCTGATTCTAGCCTTGATCGCCGGAGCCTTTGCCTTCGGCGGGATCGCAATTCCCCTGACGAATCACCCGAAGTTTTGTGCCAGTTGCCATACCATTACGCCTTCGTATGACAGCTGGGTCACATCGTCTCACAAAGACGTGACCTGTGTGGCCTGCCATGTCCGTCCCGGCCTCGAAGGGTGGCTCCATGACAAGGCGTGGAACGGCACAAAGGATTCGATGATTCATCTATTCGGCACGCCGACCGATTCTCACAACCTTCAGGCGAAGGTGGGGTCGGAGGTTTGTCTGGGCTGTCACCGGAACATCCTACGGATCTCTGAGATCGCCACGCGAGATCTGCCTGCACCGGTGAAAGATGTGGGGTTGGTCATGAGCCACCGTGCCCATATGGAGGCCTTTGGTGTGAGGGGACAGGATGAGGGGTGCACGACATGCCATTCGGGTGTCGTGCACGAACAACCGATCAAGGGCTATCCGATTGTGATTCCACGCGGCCATGTGGCGGCCGATAGCCAGCCCTGGTATCCCGATCATCCTGAAGGGTCGTATCTCCGCACCCGGGCGTTGTCCGACTGTTTCCGTTGCCATGACGGCAAGCAGGAGTATAAGGGAAAGCCAATCAGCCGGAAGTGCGAGACCTGCCATCTCCCTGAAAAAATCGGCGCGGCGTTACTATTCAACTAA
- a CDS encoding Mrp/NBP35 family ATP-binding protein, with protein MARELNVIQPSSSGGSDACTYMWACAICDENESCQKDKEGHSRWLVAKRMERIEYKVLIMSNKGGVGKSTCTTNLAVSLALKGWHVGICDMDIHGPNIPKMVGAEGQKLKISTSGGIIPFQAYNLKIASMSFLLQNPDDPIIWRDAYKYEFINQLLGGVEWQDLNFLFIDLPPGTGNESVTTIDLLGNVSGAVIITTPQEVALLDSRKSVTFCKDSEVPIIGIVENMSGLECPHCHKDIEVFRKGGGEASANDMGVPFLGRIPLDPDVVMQSDAGEPFAMFNSDTATAECYHNIANQIEAFCKKSGSLIKVAPRHAPH; from the coding sequence ATGGCCCGTGAACTCAATGTCATTCAACCGTCCTCATCCGGCGGAAGCGACGCGTGCACCTACATGTGGGCCTGCGCCATCTGCGACGAAAACGAATCGTGTCAGAAAGATAAAGAAGGCCATAGTCGATGGCTCGTCGCCAAGCGGATGGAGCGCATCGAATATAAAGTGCTGATCATGAGCAACAAGGGCGGCGTCGGGAAGAGCACCTGCACGACCAATCTGGCGGTCAGCCTTGCGCTCAAGGGTTGGCACGTAGGCATCTGCGATATGGATATTCATGGGCCGAATATTCCGAAGATGGTTGGAGCGGAGGGGCAGAAGCTCAAGATCAGTACCTCGGGCGGCATTATTCCCTTCCAGGCCTACAATCTGAAAATTGCGTCCATGTCGTTCCTGCTTCAGAACCCGGACGATCCCATCATCTGGCGCGACGCGTACAAGTATGAATTCATCAATCAGCTGTTGGGTGGCGTGGAGTGGCAGGATCTGAATTTTCTGTTCATCGATTTGCCGCCGGGCACCGGCAACGAATCGGTGACGACGATCGATCTGCTCGGCAATGTCAGCGGGGCAGTCATCATCACGACGCCGCAGGAAGTGGCGCTGTTGGATTCACGCAAGTCAGTGACGTTCTGCAAAGACAGTGAAGTGCCGATCATCGGCATTGTCGAGAACATGAGCGGCCTGGAGTGCCCGCATTGCCATAAAGATATCGAAGTGTTCCGCAAGGGCGGGGGGGAAGCCTCCGCGAACGATATGGGCGTGCCGTTCCTGGGACGGATTCCGCTCGATCCCGATGTGGTGATGCAATCGGATGCGGGCGAACCCTTTGCGATGTTTAATTCCGATACGGCGACGGCCGAGTGCTACCACAATATTGCGAATCAGATCGAAGCCTTTTGTAAGAAGAGTGGATCACTCATAAAAGTGGCGCCGAGGCATGCACCACATTGA